The proteins below are encoded in one region of Vicinamibacteria bacterium:
- a CDS encoding TrmH family RNA methyltransferase, translating to MSLVRIVLHRPQNPANVGAAARVVANTGLQGLDLVDPCDYRTVEAWRMAWGAEDILEQTRVFVTLEEALADCVYVAALVGRRPRRVEPITARAMASEVSELASDARVALVFGCESKGLTEEELCLCQRRVRIPSHPRQPSLNLAQAVMVAAYEVLVARSGGAAPPPRAPHGDAHRALSKLKDAFLEIGFLPSQNPEARFVEWRELFGRAGLTPREVKLLLALGRRIANTGRAANRARSSNGP from the coding sequence TGGTCGCCAACACGGGTCTTCAGGGGCTCGATCTGGTCGATCCCTGCGATTACCGCACGGTGGAAGCCTGGCGCATGGCGTGGGGCGCCGAAGACATTCTAGAGCAGACCCGGGTCTTCGTCACCCTCGAAGAAGCCTTGGCAGACTGCGTTTACGTGGCTGCACTCGTGGGCCGTCGGCCGCGCCGGGTCGAGCCGATCACGGCACGCGCGATGGCCTCCGAGGTTTCGGAGCTCGCGAGCGATGCCCGAGTCGCCCTCGTCTTTGGCTGCGAGTCCAAAGGCCTCACCGAGGAGGAGCTGTGCCTGTGCCAGCGGCGCGTGCGTATTCCCTCGCATCCACGGCAGCCCTCCTTGAACCTCGCGCAGGCCGTGATGGTCGCGGCGTACGAAGTTCTCGTTGCCCGATCCGGTGGCGCTGCGCCGCCGCCGAGGGCTCCGCATGGCGACGCGCACCGGGCGCTCTCGAAGCTGAAAGACGCGTTTCTCGAGATTGGTTTTCTGCCGAGCCAGAACCCCGAGGCCCGATTCGTGGAGTGGAGGGAGCTCTTCGGACGCGCGGGGCTCACGCCACGCGAAGTGAAGCTCCTGCTCGCGCTCGGGCGCCGAATCGCGAACACCGGCCGCGCCGCGAACCGAGCTAGGAGCTCAAATGGGCCTTGA
- a CDS encoding dienelactone hydrolase family protein, translating into MGELVDYPSNGRSARGYLSMPESGAGPGVVVIQEWWGLVGHIKSVADRFAASGYVALAPDLYHGEATKSPDEAGKLMMALDIGRAERDLRGGVDFLASKSSGNKVGVVGFCMGGQLALFAASKNDRIGACVDFYGIHPNVKPDFTQIQAPVLGLFAEKDAFVNAEAVNALEKALREARVTADFHTYPGVDHAFFNDEREVYDRKAAEDAWKRVLAFFKAHLSS; encoded by the coding sequence GTGGGCGAGCTGGTGGATTACCCTTCGAACGGTCGGAGCGCGCGGGGCTATCTCTCGATGCCGGAGAGCGGGGCGGGCCCCGGTGTCGTCGTGATCCAGGAATGGTGGGGCCTCGTCGGCCACATCAAGAGCGTGGCGGATCGATTCGCGGCCTCCGGTTACGTAGCACTCGCGCCCGACCTCTATCACGGCGAGGCAACCAAGTCCCCCGACGAAGCGGGGAAGCTGATGATGGCCCTCGACATCGGCCGGGCGGAGCGCGATCTCCGCGGTGGTGTGGACTTCCTGGCGTCGAAATCTTCGGGCAACAAAGTGGGCGTCGTCGGCTTCTGCATGGGCGGTCAACTCGCCCTCTTCGCGGCGAGCAAGAACGACCGCATCGGTGCTTGTGTCGACTTCTATGGAATTCATCCGAACGTGAAGCCTGACTTCACGCAGATCCAGGCACCCGTCCTCGGTCTATTCGCAGAAAAGGACGCGTTCGTGAACGCCGAGGCGGTGAACGCACTGGAGAAGGCTCTCCGCGAGGCACGAGTCACCGCCGACTTCCACACCTACCCCGGGGTCGACCATGCTTTCTTCAACGACGAACGCGAGGTCTATGATCGAAAAGCCGCCGAAGACGCGTGGAAGCGCGTGCTGGCTTTCTTCAAGGCCCATTTGAGCTCCTAG
- a CDS encoding ferritin-like domain-containing protein — MTFDFGGARFDRQRDRSVLVWIFSQFLYGEVTGIQVGHWLYRAPSLDAANFLARQAVEELQHVDRFRDIIEILDASPETAHPAVRFLSSGMMGDDWAEHVLLEMALGEGYVLDVLYALIDTVEHEGIVSILRRATRQEERHVAFGEDQTRRAIEENPAIVWRLRGLALWSLFGIDVLARAVERRCDREHPVLRQFPGFLRHVRQNAETRLLRLGVLSGPVSHIGFCSRWGNMCLSAASHLVWRYWPWKRPPLTKTYLTDRRIRTRVSASC, encoded by the coding sequence ATGACGTTCGATTTCGGCGGTGCCCGTTTCGACCGGCAACGCGATCGCTCGGTGCTCGTGTGGATCTTCAGCCAATTCCTCTACGGAGAGGTCACTGGAATCCAAGTCGGACACTGGCTCTACCGGGCTCCGTCCCTCGACGCGGCGAACTTCCTCGCGCGTCAGGCGGTCGAAGAGTTGCAGCACGTCGATCGCTTTCGTGACATCATCGAGATCCTCGACGCAAGTCCGGAGACGGCACATCCCGCGGTCCGTTTCCTCTCGTCGGGCATGATGGGCGACGACTGGGCCGAGCACGTTCTCCTCGAAATGGCTCTCGGTGAGGGATACGTTCTCGATGTGCTCTACGCTCTCATCGATACGGTCGAGCATGAAGGCATCGTTTCCATCTTGAGACGCGCGACCCGACAGGAAGAGCGACACGTCGCTTTCGGTGAAGATCAAACTCGCCGGGCGATCGAGGAGAATCCGGCGATCGTCTGGCGACTGCGGGGTCTAGCTCTCTGGTCTCTTTTTGGGATCGACGTTCTCGCTCGCGCCGTCGAGCGCCGATGTGATCGCGAGCATCCGGTCTTGCGGCAATTTCCAGGGTTCCTTCGCCACGTGCGCCAGAACGCCGAGACGCGACTGCTACGACTGGGCGTTCTTTCTGGCCCAGTTTCTCACATCGGATTTTGCTCTCGATGGGGTAATATGTGTCTCTCTGCGGCGAGCCACCTGGTTTGGAGGTACTGGCCGTGGAAGCGGCCGCCGCTTACGAAGACCTACTTGACCGACCGGCGGATTCGGACACGAGTGTCGGCCAGCTGCTAA
- a CDS encoding Lrp/AsnC ligand binding domain-containing protein, giving the protein MKNRSHLKVYVLIQIVPGRVEAVMKALRRMSSVVTADSVTGPYDVVALIEVSEVRELSHLVAGAIGGIRGVTRTTTLICT; this is encoded by the coding sequence ATGAAGAACCGAAGCCATTTGAAGGTCTATGTTCTGATCCAGATCGTTCCCGGACGAGTCGAAGCCGTCATGAAAGCTCTGCGTCGTATGTCTTCCGTCGTGACGGCCGACTCGGTTACGGGTCCCTATGATGTCGTCGCGCTCATCGAAGTCTCCGAAGTTCGAGAGCTCTCTCATCTCGTCGCTGGCGCCATCGGTGGCATCCGAGGTGTCACACGCACCACCACACTCATTTGCACCTGA